The following proteins are co-located in the Thermus thermophilus HB8 genome:
- the trpB gene encoding tryptophan synthase subunit beta: MGVVLARGAFRERSMLTLPDFPLPDARGRFGPYGGRYVPETLIPALEELEAAYREAKKDPAFLEELDHYLRQFAGRPTPLYHAKRLSEYWGGAQVFLKREDLLHTGAHKINNTLGQALLARRMGKRRVIAETGAGQHGVSVATVAALFGLECVVYMGEEDVRRQALNVFRMKLLGAEVRPVAAGSRTLKDATNEAIRDWITNVRTTFYILGSVVGPHPYPMMVRDFQSVIGEEVKRQSLELFGRLPDALIAAVGGGSNAIGLFAPFAYLPEGRPKLIGVEAAGEGLSTGRHAASIGAGKRGVLHGSYMYLLYDHDGQITPAHSVSAGLDYPGVGPEHSYYADAGVAEYASVTDEEALEGFKLLARLEGIIPALESAHAIAYAAKVVPEMDKDQVVVINLSGRGDKDVTEVMRLLGGEL; encoded by the coding sequence ATGGGAGTTGTCTTGGCGCGAGGCGCCTTTAGGGAGCGAAGCATGCTGACCCTACCCGACTTTCCCTTGCCCGACGCGAGGGGGCGGTTCGGCCCCTACGGGGGGCGGTACGTGCCCGAGACCCTAATCCCCGCCCTGGAGGAGTTGGAGGCCGCCTACCGGGAGGCCAAGAAGGATCCGGCCTTCCTGGAGGAGCTGGACCACTACCTCAGGCAGTTCGCCGGCAGGCCCACGCCCCTTTACCACGCCAAGCGGCTTTCCGAGTACTGGGGTGGGGCCCAGGTCTTCCTCAAGCGGGAGGACCTCCTCCACACCGGGGCCCACAAGATCAACAACACCCTGGGCCAGGCCCTCCTGGCGAGGCGCATGGGCAAGAGGCGGGTCATCGCCGAAACGGGGGCGGGGCAGCACGGGGTGAGCGTGGCCACGGTGGCGGCCCTCTTCGGCCTGGAGTGCGTGGTCTACATGGGGGAGGAGGACGTCAGGCGCCAGGCCTTAAACGTCTTCCGCATGAAGCTCCTCGGGGCCGAGGTCCGGCCCGTGGCCGCGGGGAGCCGCACCCTCAAGGACGCCACCAACGAGGCCATCCGCGACTGGATCACGAACGTGCGCACCACCTTCTACATCCTGGGCTCCGTGGTGGGCCCCCACCCCTACCCCATGATGGTCCGGGACTTCCAGAGCGTCATCGGGGAGGAGGTGAAGCGGCAAAGCCTGGAGCTTTTCGGCCGCCTGCCCGACGCCCTCATCGCCGCGGTGGGGGGCGGTTCCAACGCCATCGGCCTCTTCGCCCCCTTCGCCTACCTGCCTGAGGGCAGGCCCAAGCTCATCGGGGTGGAGGCCGCCGGGGAGGGGCTTTCCACGGGCAGGCACGCCGCGAGCATCGGGGCGGGGAAGCGGGGGGTGCTGCACGGGAGCTACATGTACCTCCTCTACGACCACGATGGGCAGATCACCCCGGCCCACTCCGTCTCCGCAGGGCTGGACTACCCCGGGGTGGGGCCGGAGCACAGCTACTACGCCGACGCCGGGGTGGCGGAGTACGCCAGCGTCACGGACGAGGAGGCCCTCGAGGGCTTCAAGCTCCTGGCGCGGCTTGAGGGCATCATCCCCGCCTTGGAGTCGGCCCACGCCATCGCCTACGCCGCCAAGGTGGTGCCGGAGATGGACAAGGACCAGGTGGTGGTCATCAACCTCTCCGGCCGGGGGGACAAGGACGTGACCGAGGTGATGCGCCTTCTGGGAGGGGAGCTGTGA
- the thyX gene encoding FAD-dependent thymidylate synthase, giving the protein MEGPLTIPVLDKGFVRLVDQMGDDRAIVQAARVSYGEGTKTVREDAALIDYLMRHRHTSPFEMVVFKFHVKAPIFVARQWFRHRTASVNEISGRYSILKEEFYEPEAFRKQAKRNKQASEGALLDEEALALLRKVQQEAYGAYRALLEKGVAREMARMVLPLNLYTEFYWKQDLHNLFHFLKLRLAPEAQWEIRQYARAIAEIVKERVPLAWAAFEEHLLEGAFLSRTELRALRGLLTPEVYEKALSSLGLGGSRLKEALEKVFGPGEAL; this is encoded by the coding sequence ATGGAAGGGCCTCTCACGATCCCGGTCTTGGACAAGGGCTTCGTCCGCCTGGTGGACCAGATGGGGGACGACCGCGCCATCGTCCAGGCGGCCCGGGTCTCCTACGGGGAAGGGACGAAGACGGTGCGGGAGGACGCCGCCCTCATTGACTACCTCATGCGCCACCGCCACACGAGCCCCTTTGAGATGGTGGTCTTCAAGTTCCACGTCAAGGCCCCCATCTTCGTGGCGAGGCAGTGGTTCCGCCACCGCACGGCGAGCGTCAACGAGATCTCGGGGCGCTACTCCATCCTCAAGGAGGAGTTCTACGAGCCCGAGGCCTTCCGCAAGCAGGCGAAAAGAAACAAGCAGGCCTCGGAAGGGGCCCTCTTGGACGAGGAGGCCTTGGCCCTCCTAAGGAAGGTGCAACAGGAGGCCTACGGGGCCTACCGGGCCCTTCTGGAGAAGGGCGTGGCCCGGGAGATGGCCCGGATGGTCCTTCCCCTGAACCTCTACACCGAGTTCTACTGGAAGCAGGATCTGCACAACCTCTTCCACTTCCTCAAGCTCCGCCTCGCCCCCGAGGCCCAGTGGGAGATCCGCCAGTACGCCCGGGCCATCGCCGAAATCGTCAAGGAAAGGGTCCCCCTCGCCTGGGCCGCCTTTGAGGAACACCTCCTGGAAGGGGCCTTCCTCTCCCGCACGGAGCTTAGGGCCCTAAGGGGCCTCTTGACCCCTGAGGTCTACGAGAAGGCCCTTTCCTCCTTGGGCCTTGGGGGAAGCCGCCTGAAGGAGGCCCTAGAGAAGGTCTTCGGGCCAGGGGAAGCCCTTTAG
- the ligA gene encoding NAD-dependent DNA ligase LigA, whose translation MTLEEARKRVNELRDLIRYHNYRYYVLADPEISDAEYDRLLRELKELEERFPELKSPDSPTLQVGARPLEATFRPVRHPTRMYSLDNAFNLDELKAFEERIERALGRKGPFAYTVEHKVDGLSVNLYYEEGVLVYGATRGDGEVGEEVTQNLLTIPTIPRRLKGVPERLEVRGEVYMPIEAFLRLNEELEERGERIFKNPRNAAAGSLRQKDPRITAKRGLRATFYALGLGLEEVEREGVATQFALLHWLKEKGFPVEHGYARAVGAEGVEAVYQDWLKKRRALPFEADGVVVKLDELALWRELGYTARAPRFAIAYKFPAEEKETRLLDVVFQVGRTGRVTPVGILEPVFLEGSEVSRVTLHNESYIEELDIRIGDWVLVHKAGGVIPEVLRVLKERRTGEERPIRWPETCPECGHRLLKEGKVHRCPNPLCPAKRFEAIRHFASRKAMDIQGLGEKLIERLLEKGLVKDVADLYRLRKEDLVGLERMGEKSAQNLLRQIEESKKRGLERLLYALGLPGVGEVLARNLAARFGNMDRLLEASLEELLEVEEVGELTARAILETLKDPAFRDLVRRLKEAGVEMEAKEKGGEALKGLTFVITGELSRPREEVKALLRRLGAKVTDSVSRKTSYLVVGENPGSKLEKARALGVPTLTEEELYRLLEARTGKKAEELV comes from the coding sequence ATGACCCTGGAAGAGGCGAGGAAGCGGGTAAACGAGTTACGGGACCTCATCCGCTACCACAACTACCGCTACTACGTCCTGGCGGACCCGGAGATCTCCGACGCCGAGTACGACCGGCTTCTTAGGGAGCTCAAGGAGCTTGAGGAGCGCTTCCCCGAGCTCAAAAGCCCGGACTCCCCCACCCTTCAGGTGGGGGCGAGGCCTTTGGAGGCCACCTTCCGCCCCGTCCGCCACCCCACCCGCATGTACTCCTTGGACAACGCCTTTAACCTTGACGAGCTCAAGGCCTTTGAGGAGCGGATAGAACGGGCCCTGGGGCGGAAGGGCCCCTTCGCCTACACCGTGGAGCACAAGGTGGACGGGCTTTCCGTGAACCTCTACTACGAGGAGGGGGTCCTGGTCTACGGGGCCACCCGGGGGGACGGGGAGGTGGGGGAGGAGGTGACCCAGAACCTCCTCACCATCCCCACCATCCCGAGGAGGCTCAAGGGGGTGCCGGAGCGCCTCGAGGTCCGGGGGGAGGTCTACATGCCCATAGAGGCCTTCCTCCGGCTCAACGAGGAGCTGGAGGAGCGGGGGGAGAGGATCTTCAAAAACCCTAGGAATGCGGCGGCGGGTTCCTTAAGGCAAAAAGACCCCCGCATCACCGCCAAGCGGGGCCTCAGGGCCACCTTCTACGCCTTAGGGCTTGGGCTGGAGGAGGTGGAGAGGGAAGGGGTGGCGACCCAGTTTGCCCTCCTCCACTGGCTCAAGGAAAAAGGCTTCCCCGTGGAGCACGGCTACGCCCGGGCCGTGGGGGCGGAAGGGGTGGAGGCGGTCTACCAGGACTGGCTCAAGAAGCGGCGGGCGCTTCCCTTTGAGGCGGACGGGGTGGTGGTGAAGCTGGACGAGCTTGCCCTTTGGCGGGAGCTCGGCTACACCGCCCGCGCCCCCCGGTTCGCCATCGCCTACAAGTTCCCCGCCGAGGAGAAGGAGACCCGGCTTTTGGACGTGGTCTTCCAGGTGGGGCGCACCGGGCGGGTGACCCCCGTGGGGATCCTCGAGCCCGTCTTCCTAGAGGGCAGCGAGGTCTCCCGGGTCACCCTGCACAACGAGAGCTACATAGAGGAGTTGGACATCCGCATCGGGGACTGGGTTTTGGTGCACAAGGCGGGCGGGGTCATCCCCGAGGTCCTCCGGGTCCTCAAGGAGAGGCGCACGGGGGAGGAAAGGCCCATTCGCTGGCCCGAGACCTGCCCCGAGTGCGGCCACCGCCTCCTCAAGGAGGGGAAGGTCCACCGCTGCCCCAACCCCTTGTGCCCCGCCAAGCGCTTTGAGGCCATCCGCCACTTCGCCTCCCGCAAGGCCATGGACATCCAGGGCCTGGGGGAAAAGCTCATTGAGAGGCTTTTGGAAAAGGGGCTGGTCAAGGACGTGGCCGACCTCTACCGCTTGAGAAAGGAAGACCTGGTGGGCCTGGAGCGCATGGGGGAGAAGAGCGCCCAAAACCTCCTCCGCCAGATAGAGGAGAGCAAGAAAAGAGGCCTGGAGCGCCTCCTCTACGCCTTGGGGCTTCCCGGGGTGGGGGAGGTCTTGGCCCGGAACCTGGCGGCCCGCTTCGGGAACATGGACCGCCTCCTCGAGGCCAGCCTGGAGGAGCTCCTGGAGGTGGAGGAGGTGGGGGAGCTCACGGCGAGGGCCATCCTGGAGACCTTGAAGGACCCCGCCTTCCGCGACCTGGTACGGAGGCTCAAGGAGGCGGGGGTGGAGATGGAGGCCAAGGAGAAGGGCGGGGAGGCCCTTAAAGGGCTCACCTTCGTGATCACCGGGGAGCTTTCCCGCCCCCGGGAAGAGGTGAAGGCCCTCCTAAGGCGCCTCGGGGCCAAGGTGACGGACTCCGTGAGCCGGAAGACGAGCTACCTCGTGGTGGGGGAGAACCCGGGGAGCAAGCTGGAGAAGGCCAGGGCCCTCGGGGTCCCCACCCTCACGGAGGAGGAGCTCTACCGGCTCCTGGAGGCGCGGACGGGGAAGAAGGCGGAGGAGCTCGTCTAA
- a CDS encoding BMP family lipoprotein — MRRLLWLLTLGALAVALTACPRKAEEEAATETAPAEETSLPGANVRVGLAFDAGGKFDRSFNQSAWEGAQRAAQELGVQIFDFEPADPSQVGQGIRTFAEEGFDLVIGVGFANEPAITATAKEFPNVKFAVIDAVPGEGQLPNALGVVFREHEGSFLVGYVAGKLSRTGVVGFIGGMDIPLIHKFEAGFRAGAEYAFQEDGIQGRVLVGYVGNTPAAWNDPAKAKEIASSQARQGADIIYAAAGGSGLGLIDFVKEEMCLREGGAVRFVREDRFADVPKYPAYEEKCGEGTTPLFFIGVDANQNYLGDTDNDPTTLNHGLTSMVKRVDVAVYDTIKSVVDGTFQGGVKDLGLAEEGVGYALDEYNQALIPEEVKARLEELKQAIINGEIQVPETR, encoded by the coding sequence ATGAGGAGGCTTTTGTGGTTGCTCACCCTAGGCGCGCTCGCCGTGGCCCTCACGGCCTGCCCCAGGAAAGCGGAGGAAGAGGCCGCCACGGAGACGGCTCCGGCCGAGGAAACGAGCCTTCCCGGGGCCAACGTCCGGGTGGGGCTCGCCTTTGACGCCGGCGGCAAGTTTGACCGTTCCTTCAACCAGTCCGCCTGGGAAGGGGCGCAGCGGGCGGCCCAGGAGCTCGGCGTCCAGATCTTTGACTTTGAGCCCGCCGACCCCTCCCAGGTGGGCCAGGGCATCCGCACCTTCGCCGAGGAGGGGTTTGACCTGGTGATCGGGGTGGGCTTCGCCAACGAGCCCGCCATCACCGCCACGGCCAAGGAGTTCCCCAACGTGAAGTTCGCCGTGATTGACGCCGTGCCCGGGGAAGGGCAGCTGCCCAACGCCTTGGGCGTGGTCTTCCGGGAGCACGAGGGGAGCTTCCTCGTGGGCTACGTGGCGGGCAAGCTCTCCCGCACTGGCGTGGTGGGGTTCATCGGCGGCATGGACATCCCCCTCATCCACAAGTTTGAGGCGGGCTTCCGCGCCGGGGCGGAGTACGCCTTCCAGGAGGACGGGATCCAGGGTCGGGTCCTGGTGGGCTACGTGGGCAACACCCCCGCCGCTTGGAACGACCCCGCCAAGGCCAAGGAGATCGCCTCCAGCCAGGCCCGTCAAGGGGCGGACATCATCTACGCCGCCGCCGGGGGCTCCGGCCTCGGCCTCATTGACTTCGTGAAGGAGGAGATGTGCCTCAGGGAAGGCGGGGCCGTGCGCTTCGTCCGCGAGGACCGCTTTGCCGATGTGCCTAAGTACCCCGCCTACGAGGAGAAGTGCGGCGAGGGCACCACGCCCCTCTTCTTCATCGGCGTGGACGCCAACCAGAACTACCTCGGCGACACCGACAACGACCCCACCACCCTCAACCACGGCCTGACCTCCATGGTCAAGCGGGTGGACGTGGCCGTGTACGACACCATCAAGAGCGTCGTGGACGGCACCTTCCAGGGCGGGGTCAAGGACCTGGGCCTCGCCGAGGAGGGCGTGGGCTACGCCTTGGACGAGTACAACCAGGCCCTGATCCCGGAGGAGGTGAAGGCCCGCCTCGAGGAGCTGAAGCAGGCCATCATCAACGGGGAGATCCAGGTGCCCGAAACCCGCTAA
- a CDS encoding ABC transporter ATP-binding protein — protein MAKALVLKEITKRFPLVLANDRISLDLEWGEVLALVGENGAGKSTLMKIVYGLQPPDAGEMWVDGKPYRPQSPLDAIRAGIGMVHQHFMLVEPFTVLENLVLGLEPGSPLFLDLEAARRKATALMEALGFEVPLDERVENLPVGLQQRVEILKALYREARILILDEPTAVLTPQEAEELFRFLREYVARGNAAIFISHKLKEVLAVSDRVTVIRDGKVVGTVRTRETSLEALARMMVGREVVLRVEKTPARPGEVVLEVEGLEAPPRLKGVSFQVRSGEIVGIAGVEGNGQTELVEALTGLRPFRGKALLLGRPLPASARGVRDLGASHVPEDRLVRGLVLDFSVKENAVLGDQHRPPFRGFLGFLDDRAAEAHARTLVEAYDVRPRSTALSARRFSGGNQQKIVVGRELLRGPRLLVAAQPTRGVDVGAIEFIHKELVKARDQGLAVLLVSADLSEILALSDRILVMHGGRIVGELTPEEATEERLGLLMAGVTA, from the coding sequence GTGGCGAAGGCGCTGGTCCTCAAGGAGATCACCAAGCGCTTCCCCCTGGTCCTGGCGAACGACCGCATCAGCCTGGACCTGGAGTGGGGCGAGGTCCTGGCCCTGGTGGGGGAGAACGGGGCGGGCAAGTCCACCCTGATGAAGATCGTCTACGGCCTCCAGCCGCCGGACGCTGGGGAGATGTGGGTGGACGGGAAGCCCTACCGGCCCCAAAGCCCCCTGGACGCCATAAGGGCGGGCATCGGCATGGTCCACCAGCACTTCATGCTGGTGGAGCCCTTCACCGTCTTGGAGAACCTGGTCCTGGGCCTCGAGCCCGGAAGCCCCCTCTTTCTGGACCTGGAGGCCGCCCGCAGGAAGGCCACGGCGCTTATGGAGGCCCTGGGCTTTGAGGTGCCCCTAGACGAGAGGGTGGAGAACCTCCCCGTGGGCCTGCAGCAGCGGGTGGAGATCCTCAAGGCCCTCTACCGGGAGGCCAGGATCCTCATCCTGGACGAGCCCACCGCCGTCCTCACCCCCCAGGAGGCCGAGGAGCTCTTCCGCTTCCTCCGGGAGTACGTGGCGAGGGGCAACGCCGCCATCTTCATCAGCCACAAGCTCAAGGAGGTGCTCGCGGTCTCGGATCGCGTCACCGTGATCCGGGACGGCAAGGTGGTGGGCACGGTGCGGACGCGGGAGACCTCCCTCGAGGCCCTCGCCCGGATGATGGTGGGCCGGGAGGTGGTGCTCCGGGTGGAGAAGACCCCGGCAAGGCCTGGGGAGGTGGTTCTGGAGGTGGAGGGCCTCGAGGCCCCGCCCCGCCTCAAGGGGGTGAGCTTCCAGGTGCGCTCCGGGGAGATCGTGGGCATCGCCGGGGTGGAAGGCAACGGCCAGACCGAGCTCGTGGAAGCCCTCACCGGCCTTAGGCCCTTTAGGGGCAAGGCCCTCCTTCTGGGCCGGCCCCTCCCCGCCTCGGCCCGGGGGGTCAGGGACCTGGGGGCAAGCCACGTGCCCGAGGACCGGCTCGTCCGCGGCCTCGTCCTGGACTTCTCCGTGAAGGAGAACGCCGTCCTCGGGGACCAGCACCGCCCCCCCTTCCGGGGCTTTTTGGGCTTCCTGGACGACCGGGCGGCCGAGGCCCACGCGAGAACCCTCGTGGAGGCCTACGATGTCCGCCCCCGCTCCACCGCCCTCTCCGCCCGGCGCTTCTCCGGGGGGAACCAGCAGAAGATCGTGGTGGGGCGGGAGCTCCTAAGGGGCCCCAGGCTCCTCGTGGCCGCCCAGCCCACCCGGGGCGTGGACGTGGGCGCCATTGAGTTCATCCACAAGGAGCTCGTCAAGGCCAGGGACCAGGGGCTTGCCGTCCTTCTCGTCTCCGCCGACCTCTCCGAGATCCTCGCCCTCTCCGACCGGATCCTGGTGATGCACGGAGGGCGCATCGTGGGGGAGCTCACCCCGGAGGAGGCCACGGAGGAAAGGCTCGGCCTCCTCATGGCCGGGGTCACCGCCTGA
- a CDS encoding LptA/OstA family protein encodes MKRMAWVLLGMALVFAASEVRVIRVEGGRLSGDLRYGPWVFEGEVRGRVKDLTILAPKATLIAPKGKTMQEAEGEREARFEGGVVVRRGRVEARGPALVYRESTGEGVLLGPARMRQEPKPGEDPVEVEAARMTFQVDTDTSTSENALLKSGNQEGRAGLVYYEEERGLAVFTDPKEVVLVRKRKDGDLRIRAKEVRSLTGPKRLIATGGVVLEDGDLVTRGESLYYDDTTGEAIVLGRPAVSENAKEGFRLSGGTLLHNVNRHQVRVYGRAFRLPLEEFKKLGER; translated from the coding sequence ATGAAGCGGATGGCATGGGTGCTCTTGGGCATGGCCTTGGTCTTCGCGGCCTCGGAGGTGCGGGTGATCCGGGTGGAGGGAGGGCGGCTTTCCGGGGACCTCCGCTACGGCCCCTGGGTCTTTGAGGGGGAGGTGCGGGGGCGGGTGAAGGACCTCACCATCCTCGCCCCCAAGGCCACCCTCATCGCCCCGAAGGGGAAGACCATGCAGGAGGCGGAGGGGGAGAGGGAGGCCCGGTTTGAGGGGGGCGTGGTGGTGCGGAGGGGCCGGGTGGAGGCCCGGGGGCCCGCCCTCGTCTACCGGGAAAGCACCGGGGAAGGGGTTCTCCTGGGCCCGGCCCGCATGCGCCAGGAGCCCAAGCCCGGGGAGGATCCCGTGGAGGTGGAGGCGGCCCGGATGACCTTCCAGGTGGACACCGACACCTCCACCAGCGAAAACGCCCTCCTCAAGAGCGGCAACCAGGAGGGGCGGGCGGGGCTTGTGTACTACGAGGAGGAGCGGGGCCTCGCCGTCTTCACCGACCCCAAGGAGGTGGTCCTCGTCCGCAAGCGCAAGGACGGGGACCTGAGGATTCGGGCCAAGGAGGTGCGGAGCCTCACCGGCCCCAAAAGGCTCATCGCCACCGGGGGGGTGGTCCTCGAGGACGGCGACCTCGTGACCCGGGGGGAGAGCCTCTACTACGACGACACCACCGGGGAGGCCATCGTCTTGGGGAGGCCCGCCGTGAGCGAGAACGCGAAGGAGGGCTTCCGGCTTTCCGGGGGAACCCTCCTCCACAACGTGAACCGCCACCAGGTCCGCGTCTACGGCCGCGCCTTCCGCCTGCCCCTGGAGGAGTTCAAGAAGCTCGGGGAGAGGTAG
- a CDS encoding lipid II:glycine glycyltransferase FemX, whose product MWELAEVQEPEAWNRLVSGFAITSPLQSWGWGEVKRTTGWEPRRFLLLGGEGPVAAAQVLLKAAPGGLRLAYAPRGPALHRLEDLPEVARALGRALRATHLVLEPEAGLPAHLPAPRFPGLLLEEPIQPAHSLWLDLTQGEEALLKGMKEMHRRNARLALKRVALSVEGEEAFAEFYRLFTETNRRARLLQHDEAYYRAVLKEMNQPLGEAFLALARKDGEALAAGLFVAFAGKVAYLYGGSTRKHPEAKAPMGMHLAAIRHGMARGYRVYDLWGIPKNPRGSHAEGIHRFKEGFGGQRVQFPAYVLPLSPLYRPLGLLLRLRKTWVNLRVRGNPRDVLG is encoded by the coding sequence GTGTGGGAGCTTGCCGAAGTCCAAGAGCCCGAGGCGTGGAACCGCCTGGTCTCGGGCTTCGCCATCACGAGCCCCCTCCAGTCCTGGGGCTGGGGGGAGGTGAAGCGGACCACGGGCTGGGAGCCCCGCCGCTTCCTGCTCCTGGGGGGCGAAGGCCCGGTGGCCGCGGCCCAGGTCCTCCTCAAGGCGGCCCCCGGGGGGCTGCGCCTGGCCTACGCCCCCAGGGGGCCTGCCCTCCACCGCCTCGAGGACCTGCCCGAGGTGGCCCGGGCCCTGGGGCGGGCCCTTCGGGCCACCCACCTGGTCCTGGAGCCGGAGGCGGGGCTTCCCGCCCACCTTCCCGCCCCCCGCTTCCCTGGCCTCCTCTTGGAGGAGCCCATCCAGCCCGCCCACTCCCTCTGGCTGGACCTCACCCAGGGGGAGGAGGCCCTCCTCAAGGGGATGAAGGAGATGCACCGCCGGAACGCCCGGCTCGCCCTCAAGCGGGTGGCCCTTTCCGTGGAGGGGGAGGAGGCCTTCGCGGAGTTCTACCGCCTCTTCACGGAGACCAACCGGAGGGCCCGGCTCCTCCAGCACGACGAGGCCTACTACCGGGCGGTCCTCAAGGAGATGAACCAGCCCTTGGGGGAGGCCTTCCTCGCCCTGGCGCGGAAGGACGGGGAGGCCCTGGCGGCGGGCCTCTTCGTGGCCTTCGCCGGCAAGGTGGCCTACCTCTACGGCGGCAGCACCCGCAAGCACCCCGAGGCCAAGGCCCCCATGGGCATGCACCTCGCCGCCATCCGGCACGGGATGGCCCGGGGCTACCGCGTCTACGACCTTTGGGGCATCCCCAAAAACCCCCGGGGGAGCCACGCCGAGGGGATCCACCGCTTCAAGGAGGGGTTCGGGGGCCAGCGGGTCCAGTTTCCCGCCTACGTCCTGCCCCTCTCCCCCCTCTACCGCCCCCTAGGGCTCCTCCTCCGCCTGAGGAAGACCTGGGTCAACCTGCGGGTGCGGGGCAACCCTCGGGACGTCCTTGGCTGA
- the pheA gene encoding prephenate dehydratase, with product MRIAFQGTAGAYSEEALLKVFPEAKPVGFPTFHQVFEAVEAGEAELGVVPVENTTAGSINQTYDLLLESDLHVVGEIVHRVEHCLLAPKGTTLKDLHAVKSHPQALAQCDGFLARMRLTPIPVFDTAGAAKELAEHPEPGLAAIASRRAAELYGLEVLAENIEDYPHNYTRFFVIGHKEPPRGQGPYKTSIVFAVRHRPGGLLEALSVFAEAGVNLTKLESRPRRDKPFSYLFYLDLEGHLEDPGPAQALLRLLRRVAFLKVLGSYPAHANGGVSAP from the coding sequence ATGAGGATCGCCTTCCAGGGCACGGCGGGGGCCTACAGCGAGGAGGCCTTGCTCAAGGTCTTCCCCGAGGCGAAGCCCGTGGGCTTTCCCACCTTTCACCAGGTCTTTGAGGCGGTGGAGGCGGGCGAGGCGGAGCTTGGGGTGGTGCCGGTGGAGAACACCACGGCGGGGAGCATCAACCAGACCTACGACCTCCTCCTGGAGAGCGACCTCCACGTGGTGGGGGAGATCGTCCACCGGGTGGAGCACTGCCTCCTCGCCCCCAAGGGCACAACGCTCAAGGACCTGCACGCGGTGAAGAGCCACCCCCAGGCCCTGGCCCAGTGCGACGGCTTCCTCGCCCGGATGCGCCTCACCCCCATCCCCGTCTTTGACACCGCCGGGGCGGCCAAGGAGCTCGCCGAGCACCCGGAGCCGGGCCTCGCCGCCATCGCCTCCAGGCGGGCGGCGGAGCTTTACGGCCTCGAGGTCCTGGCGGAAAACATCGAGGACTACCCCCACAACTACACCCGCTTCTTCGTCATCGGGCACAAGGAGCCCCCGAGGGGCCAGGGGCCCTACAAGACGAGCATCGTCTTCGCCGTCCGGCACCGGCCCGGGGGGCTTTTGGAGGCGCTTTCCGTCTTCGCCGAGGCGGGGGTGAACCTCACCAAGCTGGAGTCCAGGCCCCGGAGGGACAAGCCCTTCAGCTACCTCTTCTACCTGGACCTGGAGGGGCACCTGGAGGACCCCGGGCCCGCCCAGGCCCTCCTCCGCCTCCTCAGGCGGGTGGCCTTCCTCAAGGTCTTGGGCTCCTACCCCGCCCACGCCAACGGGGGCGTTAGCGCACCTTAA